GGGCTTAGGTGATCTGTTCGTTATCCGCGTTGCGGGGAACATTGTTGCACCGTCACAGATTGGCAGTATTGAGTACGCTGCTGAGATGTTTGGCACGCCATTAGTGGTAGTGATGGGTCACTCTAATTGTGGCGCCGTTGAAGCCACGCTTCAAGCTCTGGACAATCCGTCATCTGAACGCAGTGATAACCTAAAGTCTATTGTTGAACGGATTCGTCCGGCGGTGATTGATTGTGATCATAGCCTCGCACCGGATGCGCGCTTGGATGAGGCGGTTCGAGCCAACATTTTGGCGTCGGTTCAGAACTTAAAGCAGGGCTCGGATATCATCAAACAGTTACTCGCCGACGGCCGACTCACTATTGTTGGCGCTGAGTATTCGTTGGAAACGGGTTGTGTCAGCTTTATAGATGTCTAAGCTGAGCTTTCGCTGCAGTTGCGGAGCGTGCCAAGGTGAAATACTTGCCGATCCGCAGCGTGTATCCCTTTGCTACTGCATGAGCTGCAGGAAGCGTACCGGTTCGGTGGTGGCCGCTCAAGCACGCTTTTTATCTTCAGATATCCGCCTTAGTGCTAACACTCAGGCCTACAAACGCATCACCAGCTCGGGTTCGGAGATCGTTTTTGATTTTTGTCCAGACTGCGGCAGTACAGTTCGTTATCGCCATGAAGCGCTTGAGCAGCAAACCATCATTCCTCTGGGGGTCATTGATGAAGTTGAGCTCTGGCAACCAACTGCTGCCATCTACGATGATAGGCGTCCAGCATGGCTGCCTCATAATGAGCATATAGAGTGGTTGGACTAGGGGTTTTTGCGCATGAAAAAACGAAGAAAAACACCCGATGCTGCGTTATAGTTAATTTACTGACCCTGATTAAAGAAGAGGCCGCTGATGCGTTACTTATGTGGAGCTTGCACGACTCATTTCCGTCTGGATGGAATGGCGCTCAACCACGAGTCAAAAGGTCAGCGGAAGCGATTAGTCTGTCCACACTGTAAGGCCAAGATCTTAGCGTTGGAGCCGTTTAATTCGGCCTGGCGGAACGAGGTGAGCTATTGGGTGCTAGGAACAGTGGTAGCGATGTATGTGGTTCAGCTACTCATTAATGGCATTCCAAACAGTCATTATTTTTACTCGTCAATGGGTCAGGTGTTTGTCGCCTTGGCCAGTTTCCAGTGCTACCAAAAGTTTGGCACTATTTTTACCAAAGCGGATAAAAGTGACGATTAGCCGCTAGGACTCATCGATATCTTCCCATCATAAAGCGGCAACACTGCAACCGTGAACTTAATTCTGGTACAAGTTATCGGGTGAGGTCTGGGTTGAGGTCTGGGTTGAGGTCTGGGTTGAGGTCTGGGTTTAAGCTTAAGTGTCACTTAGTCAGCTGTTATCCAATGCGACAAAGCCCTCAGATCACTGTAACAAACGAGAGCGAGCTGCTCTCGTCTGCTACAACGTGACGGCCAGCTACTGGTTACCAGTTAGCTGTCGCGCTGATGCCAATTTGGCGAGGCGCACCCAGTTGAACGTAGGTCTCTGTCACGTAGCCGTTAGCTGGATTGTTGCCAAAACTTCCAAAGCCACGTGTTTGCGTTACTTCATCGGTTAAGTTCTTAGCCCAAAGCTGCAGTTCCCAGTTGCTTAGCGACCAGTTTAAGCTGGCATTCAGTAAAACGTAGTTCTCCGATTGCGCCTCATGACGGGTAGAAAAGTAGAAGGAATCCTTCGCTTCGATACCAACTCTACCGCTAAGTGTTGTTGACAATTGATAGTCCAAGTCTACCGTAGCGCTATAGCTTGGCGCGTGTGCAGATTCGCGATCGCTTAAACCAGAACTACTATCGTTTAGTTCAGTGTGTAGTAGCCCGATATTGGCCTGAAGCGCTAGGGATTGATTGATGCGCCATTGTGTGTCTGCTTCAATACCATAACTAACGCCTTCGGCCGAATTCGCGGTGTAATCTACGAACTGGGTGCTGCCATCGGGGCGAGATATCAAGCGAGATGCCTTAATCTGAACATCTTCACGATCTTGGCGAAAGATGCCGATGCGATAATCAAACTGCTCGCCGTTAGCAATTACGCCCAGTTCGGTATTCCAGAGTGTCTCGGTTTCGTAACTACGCAGTGCCACGGGGAGCTCAGTGCTACTGTTGAAGCCGCCAGCTTTGTAACCACGTGATACCAAACCGTAAAATCGATGGGTATCCGATAGCAGCCATTCGTAGGATAGTTTACCACCCCACATGGTTTCTGACGGGGCGCTGGAGATACCATCTGAATCGCGATAGTCGGCGTCCCATTGCTCTACGCGAGCACCCGCTAGTAAGCGAGAATAGTCATTTATTGAAACCGTTGCTTCACCAAATAGTGCATGGGTTGAGGCGTCGAAACTGGATGAAAAGGGGCCTGCGAGATAGGTGTATTCACGGCGTAGGTCGGTGCCACGTTGAGCAGTGTATAGGCCAATCGTCCAATCTAGAGGGGCATCGTCCTTGGCACGAATTCGTACGGTGCCATTATAGGAGTTAGCGTCTCGGAAGTAGGCATCGTAACTCGAGTATTCCCAAGGATGAAAACCAACGTATGACCAGTCCTCATCGTAAGCATAGAGTAGATCTGACTGCTGTACCGCCAGGTTCCACTCAATGTTGACTTGACTAAGTCCACGATGAGTTGCCGCCAACGATGCCGCCACAGTTTCCTGCTGATCTACACCCGGCTGATCCGATTGAGTGGTGTAATCATTATCGAAGTTGAAGGTGTCGTAGCCGTTGTCCATATCAAGGTAGTAGGCGGTCAGTCGGTATTCAGAGTCCGTTGACGGGGTGTAGTCTATGGCGAGACGAAGGCTGTGTTCTTCTCGGTTCTGGGTTTCGTCAATCACATAGCTATTAAAATAGAAACCGTCACTGGTAAGACGCTTCGCGGCAATGCGCACGGCTAGCGCTTCATTGATCGGCGCGTTGGCGGTTACACCGATTTCTCGGGTGTTGAAGCGTGACGCGCCGAGCTCCAGCGCGAATGACGACGTTTGCTGGGCTCGATTACCTGCTACATAAATCAGGCCGGCTAAGGCATTGGCTCCGTGGAATGTGCCCTGCGGTCCACGAAGTACCTCTACTTGCTGAGTATCAATAAGATTTGCGCCGGCTGCTAAACCGCTCATTTCAATACCATCTACAACTAGCCCAACAGATGGGTTAAGTGGCTCAACGAATTGTGACCTAGCACCGATACCTCGAATCTGAAAGAAACGGGGGTTCGAACCGCCGGAAGCAAAGTTTACGTTGGCGAGGCTACTAACGGCTTCAGCTAAGTTGGTGGCTTGGCGCTGGTTGATTTCCTCAGCGCTGACGACCGAAGTAGATGCTTCCGAATTACTGAGTAAGCGATCGGAGTGGTTCGCTGTGACCACAATTTCTTCAATAGCTTGTGACAGAGCAGACGGCGCAGCGGCAATGGATAACATAGCAACGGCAAGCGTGTTTCGAGCAGAATTCATGGTTTTCTCCAATATAACAGATAGAAAACCGGGGTAGACGTATAGAAGGATAACGCAAAAAGAGAGACCTATTCCTACGCCGGTATCACCCGGATCAGGTTCAAAGGGTTTGTCTAAGACATCTCAGGCTGAGCCACCCCTTAGGTAGTTGATTGAGCTTGCAATCAACGGCGCAATCATAACGCTTGAATTGCTCAGTCGCAACCCACTGAGGTTGGTGATCAACGGATTAACTCCTCGTTGCGCTGCTTTCGGTTCCCTTGATTACGCTGAGTTAACGGCTAATCCGCACTGAGAAAGTAGCTCGCTAATCAGTTTTGCGTGCGCTCGTTGCGCGGTAATTAAAGTACCTTGCAGCGCATGGCGGTTTTCAATGTAGCGACGCTGCTGTATTGATAGGTACGGTAACAGTGGAGTTTCTATTCGGGTTAAAGCGTCATTAAGTTGCCGCCATTGTTGCAGCGTTTCGCTACCAGGCTGTTGAATATTCGTGTTGAAGTAGTTGACCACTAATCCATGAAACCTTCGCGCCTTTCGAGTGGGCGAGGGCTGAAAGCAAAGTGGGCCAGTGTTGAGCTGGCGAAGTAATATTTGATTGGCTGATAAGTAGAAGGCCAATTCTTGCCGAGCGTACCGAAAAAGATAGCTGGCTGCGTTGGAGTGGTATATCTGGCCGAATCGCTCTTCAAGATGAAGGCGCGACGGCGAGTAGTCACCTGAACTCCAGCGCTCTACCAGCCCACCTAGTTGCCGTAAGCCGGCTAGTCCCGAGCTAATGTTAGTCGGCTGCGGTTGGAGATTACTGTGGAGCCGGGACCACTCTGGCCCGTTGAGCGTTGCTTGGTAGATAGTGCTTGGCAGTGTGTTGATCTTTGCGGTGCGCAGCTGTGCGAGCTGATTGGCGAGTTCGGCATGTTCAGCTTCAATAATGGCTATACAGGTGGGGGTTTGTTCAATGACGGTCAACTCGTAGAGCAATTGTTGCGAGGGTTGTTGGAATTTTCCGAGGTTTGAGTTGCGCAGGGCAATGGTTTGGTGGAGTGCGCAGGGCTTAAGCTGCCAGAATTCAACGAGGCTAATGGATGGTGGCGCTGTTGCAATGCTTTCAGGTTTGTTTGATGACCACGTTGGTGAGGGAGGCACGCTAACGATTTCCGCGGGTATTTGACTTAACACTGTGCTTAAACGCTCAAGGTAGTTCGCCCATTGGTCATGGCGAGAAGGGGGTTCAGAGCATGCTGATAGCAGGGTAAAAGCAAATAGTAACGATAATTTGCAGATGATAACTATTATCACTTGCGTTTGTTTTTGATAATCATTATCATTTGCGCAACTTGAGGAATTCATTTAAACAACCTTAGAGAACGCAGCCTTTATGTTAGTACGTAATCAACTAAGTTTAGCGATTAGTTTATTAGCAACAACCGGTATGGTTAATGCCGCGCCGGACCTTCAAAGTGCTAATTTGTACTTAGAAGAAACTACGGTTATTGGTCAGCAGGATCGAGCTAAAGAGATTTCGGCCTCAGCTATTGTCCTAGATGAAACAGATTTGGAAGTCTTCCACAGTCGAGACATTAACAAGATTTTGCTGGATGCGCCCGGCGTCTATGTTGCCGCGGAAGAAGGCTGGGGATTACGCCCTAATATTGGCATTCGGGGAACCGGCACCTCTCGCAGCAGTAAGGTAACGATTCTTGAAGATGGCGTGTTGGTCGCGCCAGCCCCTTACTCCAATCCAGAAGCCTATTACTTTCCTACAACAAGCCGAATGGTAGGCGTAGAAGTACTTAAGGGATCGCCAATTCTAGAGTATGGCCCAGCTACCATCGGTGGTGTACTGAACCTCGTATCGGCTCAGATTCCTGAAGCGGGCTTTGAGGCCAGAGCGAATGTTGAGGCGGGTTCATTTGATACTTACCGCGCATTAGCCAACGTGGGTGGTCACGGTGCCAATGTTGGGTGGATGATTGAAGCGCAAAACTTCCAGTCTGGAGGTTTTCAGGATATTGATCGCAGTGCCCAAGATACTGGCTTTGATAAGAACGACGTCACCGCTAAGTTCCGTGTACACAGTGATAATGTCCCGGGTCGGTTATATCATCAGCTTGACGTGAAGTATCAGTACGCTGAAGAGACTTCGAATATGTCTTACTTTGGTCTCACTGACGCCGACTTCAACCAGGATGCCGACCGTCGCTATGGGCTGACCGAGTTGGATGAGATGGATAATAGTCGTGATAGCTACTCAGTAAACTATCAGCTTCGTCTTTCACCTGCTTTCAGCGTTAGTGCACTGGCATACCGTAATGAGTTTCAGCGTGATTGGTTCAAGGTGGATAAAATCAACGGTGTATCGGGTAGCTCCATAATAGGCACCATTAACACAAACGGAACGGACGCCGCACTATATCAATCGTGGTTGGATGGCTCGGCTGATGTGGCCGATATTGATATTAAGCACAATAACCGTGCCTATGTGTCCGAAGGTGTTCAGTTGGTGGTTAACGGGAAGTTCGAACTCGGCGGAACGCAACACGATGTGCGTATTGGGGTTCGTGATCACCGCGACGAAATGGATCGCTTCCAGCCTGTTGAGAGCTTTGCGCAGGTGAATGGCGAACTTATTTTTGTCGATTCCACCGCAGGCAATGTAACGGGTTCGAATAACCGCATTGAGACGGCTGACGCGCTCGCTTTCTGGTTAATTGACGACATTCAAGTCAGTGAAGCTTTAAAAGTCAATGTGTCTATTCGTAACGAAGATATGGATGTGAGTCGTCGTACCTTTGGTGATAACGACCGAGTGAACACCCCAGCAAAGACTACGAATGACGCTAATGAATGGTTATTTGGTACTTCGGCTAGCTATAAGCTCAGCGATGCTTGGACTGTCTTAGGTGGCGTTCAGCAGGGTATGACGCCCATATCGGGAGGATCGAAGAAGCCCGATGCACCCGAGACCTCAACCAACTATGAGTTAGGCGCTCGCTGGACTGCGGCGGCCACTGAAATCTCGATGATCGGATTCTATAGTGACTATGCGAATACCGTGCAATACTGTTCGAATGCGTATCCATGTGATAATGGCGACACTCAGGGAGCGCTAAGTTTGGGCGAGTCAGAGGTCATCGGTCTAGAACTCCGTGCTGATACTACGGCACAGTTTAGCCGTCTTAGCATGCCAATCGGCGTTGCCTATACCTACACTCAAGCTGAAGTAACTGAAGGCGTGAACGGCGCCACCGACGTCAGCGGTGACGAGTGGGCTTATATTCCAGCTAACCAACTTTCAGCTACGATTGGATTGATTGATGGTGCCACAGGCCTATCCGGATACCTACGCGCTTCATATGTAGAAGGTTCATGCGTTGTGACCGGGTGTAATCGAACTGGGGATACATTCTCGAAGACTGACGATCAGCTTTCGCTTGACGCCTCGGCGCACTATGCACTCACGGATAGAGCCGACCTCTATTTGAATGTCGATAATCTGTTGGATGAGCGGACCATCGTCTCGCGCAGCCCTTACGGAGCTCGGGCAAATATGCCTCGTTCATTTACGCTGGGCGTAGACTATAAGTTCTAAACGATAAGTTTTAGACGATAGGTTCTAGACTATAAGTTAGAAATAGGTGAGCAGTAGGAAATCAGAAAGCCGTTCAGAGATGAACGGCTTTTTAGCTTTAGGCGATGCTAGTCGTCGTCATCATCCAGTTCATCATCTTCGGCTGAAGGGTCTTCAACAAGATAGCTAGCGAGCACGACCTCTAGATTTTGATTGTCGAAATCGATGACGCCGTCGAGCTCTAATTCATCCGTTGACAGTCCTTCAATTAATGTATCCTCCAGCCCGCCATCTAATAACCAGGTATAAAATGCCTCGGCCATGGTTTCGGATCGATCACCGATAAAGTTGAGTGTTACCTTACGCATACGGTTGTCCTAATTAAGTTGAATTGCTACTGGTTAACACAGCGTAGATGATATTTTCTAAAATGACTCTATAATCGCAGCCAATACTATTTTTTCAGGGGTAGGGTAGATGACGAAATCCGTGGGTGTTTGGCGTTCGTGGGCGCTAGTAGTGGGTACGATGGTAGGATCAGGTGTGTTTCTTCTGCCCGCGGTACTTGCTCCCTATGGCGCTAACAGTCTCTGGGGTTGGATGTTTGCCGGCGCCGGAACGCTCTTTATAGCGCTATCACTGGCATCCCTAGCGAGCCATTATCCAAAGGTGGGTGGTCCTTACGCTTATACTAGAGAGGCCTTTGGGCCCTTCGTTGGTTTCCTTATTGCATTTGGGTATTGGATATCACTGTGGAGTGGTGTGTCGGCCGTGGCGATTGCGTTTGCTGGCTATACCGATACCTTAGCAGGCGGGAATCTTGGTGCCTTCGGGCAACTCGCCGTAGCGCTGGGGATTATTGCGGTACTGTGTTTCGTTAATTGCCGGGGTGTTGAATCCGCAAGCGTGGTGCAGCTGGTTACCACACTTCTGAAGTTAGTGCCCTTGGTGTTGGTAGGATTTGTGGGCTTTAGTATGGGCGATTGGCATGCCGTTGAGCCGCTCAATCCGGATAATCAGTCTTCCGTCGCCATGCTGTCTTCAATGGCTTTGCTTATTATGTGGGCCTTTATTGGCGTAGAATCCGCTACTATTCCGGCCGAAGATACCATCAATGCCAAGCGCACCATTCCCATTGCTTTGGTTGCCGGTACACTAACGGCCACGGCGGTTTACATTCTAGCGACTTACGGCGTTCAACTATTAATTCCGGCCGAACAGTTGGCGGTCTCTACCTCGCCGTTCACCGATGCAGCACTTATTCTCTTTGGTCCCGTTGGCGCTTGGTTAATTGGTCTTGGGGCGCTGGTGGCGATCGCTGGTGCACTCAATGCACTGATATTATTTAGTGGCCAAATGACCTTGGCTCTTGCGAAAGATGGCATCTTCCCGGCTTCATTTGCCAAGCTTAATAAGCGAGGCGTGCCGACCACCGGTTTGATTACCGCGTCGTTACTTGCTGCCTTCTTCGTGGCAATGAATTACACCGATGATTTGGTTAGTGCGTTTACCTGGATTATTAAATTATCAACCTTGATGGTTATCCTTCCGTATGCGGTCTGTGCATTGGCTGATCTCGTGTTACAACGTCGCAATGGGAATATGACGCCATTGAAAGTGATGGTAGCGGTGTTGGCGTTAGGGTATTCCATCTTTGCTGTCATTGGCTCCGGTGCGGAGACAGTGTATCTTGGTGGGTTACTTCTGGTGGCTGGGATGCCGCTGTATTTTGCGCTAAGATCTGGCCATAAAAAATAGGTGAAAATATGATGTTCAAACAGGCGATAGTTCGTAAACCGTCACGTTCGATCAGCGAAGGCTTGACCGGCGCTGATCTAGGCACCCCAGATTACCAGCAGTCGTTACTGCAACACCAAAGTTATACCAATATGCTCACAGCCCTAGGTTTGACGGTAACACAGTTGCCAGCACTCGATGACTTAGCCGATGCAACGTTCGTGGAGGATGTTGCCTTGCTCGTTGATGACGTAGCAGTATTAACTCGTCCTGGCGCTAAGAGTCGCGAGCCTGAAGTTTCCTTCATGGCGGAAACCATCAGGGAGTTCTTTACTGAGGTTCACACTATTACTCACCCTGGCACGCTGGAAGCTGGTGATATTATGCGCGTTGAAAATAAGCTCTATGTTGGCTTGTCGGATCGCACCAACGAAGCAGGTGTGGCGCAATTGGCGAGTATCTTCGCGCCGCATGGTGTAGATGTCATTCGAGTGAAGATGTCGGAGATGCTTCACCTGAAAACTGGCGTAAACTATCTCAGTAATAAACAAATGCTAGTCTGTGGCGAATTTGTAGGTCATCCTGCCTTCGCTGATTACGAGTGTTTTGAAATTCCGGAGGGTGAAGAGTACGCCGCTAACTCTCTGTGGATTAATGGTTCTGTTATTGTGCCAACCGGCTTCGATAAAACGGCAAGTTTGATTGAAGAGCTCGGTTATCCAGTGGTTCGTGTTGATACTACTGAGTTTAGAAAAATTGATGGTGGTTTGAGCTGCCTGAGCTTGCGATTTTAGGAGTTACTATGGGATTTAATACTAAGCCAGACTATGAGGGTACCGTAACCTGGAGTCCGCTACGCAGTGAGGGTGGTCCACACGGTCTTTCTCGTACCGCCGTCCCGGGTGGGTGGTTAGTTGCGTTTAATCCTAACCCATCTAGTGCGGGGGGCTTAACATTTATGCCAGACCCAACGCATTCGTGGGATGGAAATTCACTTGTGCTCGATGAGCCCACACCGTCGGAAGACTAATCGAAAACTGCTACTACAACGCAACGGAGCGGCATGTTAAAGTTTTCGTTCAGCATGTTGCAATTACAATTATAAGAAAGGTTTTTACATGACAGTTTCTCGAGAACACTTCGGTTCGCGCCTAGGATTTGTCCTAGCGGCGGCAGGTTCAGCCGTTGGTATTGGCAATTTAGTTGGTTTTCCAGTGGCTGCAGCCAAGAACGGCGGTGGCGCATTTCTTCTAGTTTACGCGCTCTTTGTCGCGTTCATATGTCTGCCTATTATGATGGCCGAGCTAACCATGGGTAGGGCTAGCCAAAAGGATCCAAGTAAGGCCTATTCCGCTCTGGGTGGTCGCGGTCCTATCTGGGGATTCGCAGGCATTATTGGCGTGCTAACCCCCTTCATGATTGCTGTCTTCTACTCAGTGATCACGGTTTGGATCTTAGGTTATTTCACCGCCATTATTAGTGGTGATTTGGTTGATCTAGCTGATCCAAGTTATTTTGGTTCGTTTATTTCAAGTGATGCGGTCTTTGGCTATTTAGCTGCCGTGGGTGTTATTGTATTTGCTATTCTTGCCGGTGGGGTGAAGGACGGTATTGAGCGCGCTGCTAAACTCCTGATGCCAACGTTGTTCGTGATGTTAATAGCCATGGTGATTTATACACTCACCTTACCTAATGCAATGGCCGGTGTGAGTTATTACTTGATACCTGATGTAAGTAAAATTACACCATCAGTGATCAATGGCGCCCTGAGTCAGGCTTTCTTCTCGTTGAGCCTTGGTATGGGGATTTTAATTACCTACGGCTCGTATATGGATCGCAACACGGATATCAAACAAAGTGCCAAATTAGTGGCACTCACTGATACCTTAGTAGCGTTTAGCGCCGGCTTACTCATCCTCCCAGCTATCTTTTCATTTGACCCACAGATCAATACCTCGGAACTTTCTGAGTCTTCAGTCTCACTGATGTTTAGTTTTCTACCGAAGATATTTGTGGCGCTCCAGGCTGATGTTGGGGTGTTCTGGGCTAGTACCATTGCCTGTGTCTTTTTCTTACTTGTTCTCGTTGCAGCAATAACCAGCTTGGTTTCAATTGTTGAAGTACCGCTTTCGGCGATGAGTGAGCGTCGCACAATGAACCGTAAGCGTTCAATCGGCTTCATGGTGCTATTGCTAGGTGCCTTTGGTGCGGCGGCTTCGATGTCTTTCGGACTAAGTGACTTCTTCAGTCAGTTTGTGGTCTATTCCGGTGCTGATAAGTCGTTGTTTGATGTGATCTACGATATCTTCTACGACACTATTCTCCCGTTGAACGGCTTATTGGTGTGTCTGTTTGTAATGTATAAGTGGAAAAAGGCAAATTTCCAAAAAGCATTACATGAAGGCGCGGCGGACCGAAGTATGTCTTGGTATGATCGTTACATGAATTTCGCACTAAGTGGCTTTATTCCATTGGTACTGGCGGTCATCTTTATTAATACTGTCATGACTAAGTTCTTCTCTTAAGTATGTCAGTAGTTAACCCTGCAGAATGTCCTTTGTGCCAACGCGCGAATGCCTGTGGGGTTGATCAATCACGTTGCTGGTGTATGAACTACCAAGTTGATCATCTGAAGCTGGAAGAGGCATTATCTGGCGGCGTTGAGCCAATAGTTACACAGAGTTGTGTCTGTGAGTCCTGCTTGGCGCGCATTGCTGATTTGGTAAAACAGCCGTGCTCGGTTCAACGCGAAGAGTAGCTATTAGGGGCGGATAATTCCTAACTTTAAAGCCTTAGCGACGGCCTGAGTGCGATTCTTAGCGGTGAGTTTTCGCGCCGCGTTGCGAAGGTGGAATTTGATGGTATCCGCTGAACGTGCGAGTCTTCCGGCCATCTCCTTTTCGGTGAGTCCCTGAGCAGCTAGGTGCAAGCATTCCCATTCCTTTTGTGACAGTCCGCAAAGCTTAATTTTGTCGTCGTCAAGCTGGCTTAATTCAATGATTTTTTCCAAGAAACAGTGGCTAATAATGGAGAGCTCTGAACGGTGTTGTTCGATAAAGGGCTCCAAATCTAGACAGCGCGTTGTAAAGAGCACTACGTAGCCCAGTGAATTCAGCGGTTGGTGTAGCGGCACCACAATGCCTTGTCTTATGCTATAGCGTCTAAATATGGCTCGGATGAGGTCGAAGTCGCGCCGTTTATGCCAATAAGCTTGAATGCTTTCAACCGTGAAAGCGAAAGGGCCACGGCTATTTGAGAGCTGTTGAATTAGATCTGCCTGTTGGTCAAAGCCAAAGCGATTCCACTGTTGGG
The DNA window shown above is from Umboniibacter marinipuniceus and carries:
- a CDS encoding helix-turn-helix transcriptional regulator, with amino-acid sequence MVQLSYFQHRLSKCVSVQQAAVIFQDYCLAQGFEHCLLQPQIGNLSPLRPTYQMLMNHFGWHEFDTQQWNRFGFDQQADLIQQLSNSRGPFAFTVESIQAYWHKRRDFDLIRAIFRRYSIRQGIVVPLHQPLNSLGYVVLFTTRCLDLEPFIEQHRSELSIISHCFLEKIIELSQLDDDKIKLCGLSQKEWECLHLAAQGLTEKEMAGRLARSADTIKFHLRNAARKLTAKNRTQAVAKALKLGIIRP